In Nerophis lumbriciformis linkage group LG04, RoL_Nlum_v2.1, whole genome shotgun sequence, a single window of DNA contains:
- the LOC133604710 gene encoding CCR4-NOT transcription complex subunit 3-like — MTVCGLPADIFSSSTAPGTPAAPQPSVSEVNIPPSLGVCPLGPTPLPKDQLYQQAMQESAWTHMPHPSDSERIRQYLMRNPCPTLPFHHQMPPHHSDSIEFYQRLSTETLFFIFYYLEGTKAQYLSAKALKKQSWRFHTKYMMWFQRHEEPKTITDEFEQLCTSRMFQKTRRRSRTEETKCHHQSSSLADTHHRRALKTQP, encoded by the exons ATGACAGTTTGTGGTCTCCCCGCAGACATCTTCTCGTCGTCGACGGCGCCCGGCACCCCCGCCGCCCCGCAGCCGTCCGTGTCGGAGGTCAACATCCCGCCCTCGTTGGGCGTCTGCCCGCTgggccccacccccctccccaaaGACCAGCTGTACCAGCAGGCCATGCAGGAGTCGGCGTGGACGCACATGCCGCACCCGTCTGACTCGGAGCGGATCCG GCAATACCTGATGAGGAACCCCTGCCCCACCTTGCCCTTCCACCATCAGATGCCTCCTCACCACTCAGACTCCATCGAGTTCTACCAGCGACTCTCCACTGAAACGCTCTTCTTCATCTTCTACTacctggag GGCACCAAGGCTCAGTATTTGTCTGCCAAGGCGCTGAAGAAGCAATCATGGAGGTTTCACACCAAGTACATGATGTGGTTCCAGAGGCACGAGGAACCCAAAACCATCACTGATGAGTTTGAGCAG CTGTGCACTTCAAGAATGTTCcagaagacaagaagaaggagcaGGACGGAGGAGACAAAATGTCATCATCAATCATCTTCCCTAGCTGACACACACCACCGGAGGGCGCTAAAGACTCAACCATAA